A stretch of the Mycobacterium shigaense genome encodes the following:
- the pcrA gene encoding DNA helicase PcrA gives MTVHATDAKPASEAEQLLDGLNPQQRQAVVHEGPPLLIVAGAGSGKTAVLTRRIAYLIAARGVGVGQILAITFTNKAAAEMRERVVRLVGNRARAMWVSTFHSTCVRILRNQASLIKGLNSNFSIYDADDSRRLLQMIGRDMGLDIKRYSPRLLANAISNLKNELVDPDQALANLSDESDDLAHTVASVYAEYQRRLRAANALDFDDLIGETVAVLQGFPQIAQYYRRRFRHVLVDEYQDTNHAQYVLVRELVGGDAKLGPPNQPGSAENSGPSADAVPPAELCVVGDADQSIYAFRGATIRNIEDFERDYPDATTILLEQNYRSTQNILSAANSVIARNSGRREKRLWTDAGEGELIVGYVADNEHDEARFVAQEIDALAEQGEITYNDVAVFYRTNNSSRSLEEVFIRAGIPYKVVGGVRFYERKEIRDIVAYLRVLDNPGDAVSMRRILNTPRRGIGDRAEACVAVYAENTGASFADALVAAAEGKVPMLNTRAEKAISGFVALLDELRGRLDDDLDDLVESVLERTGYRAELEASTDPQELARLDNLNELVSFAHEFSIDQANAAALGEASEDGLDEDVPDTGVLAAFLERVSLVADTDEIPDNTAGVVTLMTLHTAKGLEFPVVFVTGWEDGMFPHMRALDDPTELSEERRLAYVGITRARQRLYLTRAIVRSSWGQPMLNPESRFLQEIPQELIDWRRTAPAPSFSAPVSGAGRFGTPRVAPTRSGVGKRPLVVLQPGDRVTHDKYGLGRVEEVSGVGESAMSLIDFGSSGRVKLMHNHAPLSKL, from the coding sequence ATGACTGTGCACGCAACCGATGCCAAGCCCGCGTCCGAGGCCGAGCAGCTGCTCGACGGACTGAACCCGCAGCAGCGCCAGGCGGTGGTGCACGAAGGACCGCCGCTGCTGATCGTGGCCGGGGCCGGCTCGGGCAAGACCGCGGTCTTGACCCGGCGCATCGCCTATCTGATTGCCGCGCGCGGCGTGGGGGTGGGCCAGATTCTGGCCATCACCTTCACCAACAAGGCCGCCGCCGAAATGCGCGAACGGGTGGTGCGGCTGGTCGGCAATCGCGCCCGCGCGATGTGGGTGTCGACGTTTCACTCCACCTGTGTGCGCATTCTGCGCAACCAGGCTTCGCTGATCAAAGGCCTCAATTCCAATTTCTCGATCTATGACGCCGACGATTCGCGCCGCCTGCTGCAGATGATCGGCCGCGACATGGGACTGGATATCAAGCGCTACTCGCCGCGCCTGCTGGCCAACGCCATCTCCAACCTGAAAAACGAATTGGTCGACCCCGATCAGGCCCTGGCCAATCTGTCCGACGAATCCGACGATCTGGCCCACACGGTGGCAAGCGTGTACGCCGAATACCAGCGGCGGTTGCGGGCGGCCAACGCGCTGGACTTCGACGACCTCATCGGCGAAACCGTGGCGGTGTTGCAGGGCTTCCCGCAGATCGCCCAGTACTACCGGCGGCGGTTCCGGCACGTCTTGGTCGACGAGTATCAGGACACCAACCACGCCCAGTACGTGCTGGTTCGCGAACTGGTCGGAGGCGACGCCAAGCTGGGACCGCCGAATCAGCCCGGTTCCGCCGAGAATTCTGGCCCGTCGGCCGATGCCGTGCCGCCGGCCGAACTGTGTGTGGTCGGCGATGCCGACCAGTCGATCTACGCCTTCCGCGGCGCCACCATCCGCAATATCGAGGACTTCGAACGCGACTACCCGGACGCGACAACGATTCTGCTGGAACAGAATTACCGGTCTACGCAGAACATTCTGTCGGCGGCCAACTCGGTGATCGCCCGCAACTCCGGCCGCCGCGAGAAGCGCCTGTGGACCGACGCCGGCGAGGGCGAGTTGATCGTTGGCTACGTCGCCGACAACGAGCACGACGAGGCCAGGTTCGTCGCCCAGGAGATCGACGCGCTCGCCGAGCAAGGCGAGATCACCTACAACGACGTGGCCGTGTTCTACCGCACCAACAACTCGTCGCGGTCGTTGGAGGAGGTCTTCATCCGCGCCGGCATACCGTACAAAGTCGTTGGGGGGGTTCGCTTTTACGAGCGCAAGGAGATCCGCGACATCGTCGCCTACCTGCGCGTGCTGGACAACCCCGGTGACGCGGTCAGCATGCGGCGCATCCTCAACACGCCGCGCCGGGGTATCGGCGATCGGGCCGAGGCCTGCGTCGCGGTGTACGCCGAGAACACCGGCGCCAGCTTTGCCGACGCGCTCGTCGCCGCTGCCGAAGGCAAGGTGCCGATGCTGAATACCCGCGCGGAGAAAGCGATTTCGGGATTCGTCGCGCTGCTCGACGAGCTGCGCGGCCGCCTCGACGACGACCTCGACGATCTGGTCGAGTCGGTGCTCGAGCGCACCGGCTACCGTGCGGAACTAGAGGCCTCCACCGATCCGCAGGAACTGGCCCGACTGGACAACCTCAACGAACTCGTCAGCTTCGCACACGAATTCAGCATCGATCAGGCCAACGCTGCCGCGTTGGGCGAGGCGTCGGAAGACGGTCTCGACGAGGATGTGCCGGATACCGGTGTGCTGGCGGCCTTTCTGGAGCGCGTGTCGCTGGTGGCCGACACCGACGAGATTCCCGACAACACCGCCGGTGTGGTCACGCTGATGACCTTGCACACCGCCAAGGGGCTGGAGTTCCCGGTGGTGTTCGTCACCGGCTGGGAGGACGGGATGTTCCCGCACATGCGGGCCCTCGACGATCCCACCGAGCTGTCCGAGGAGCGGCGGCTGGCCTATGTCGGCATCACCCGGGCCCGCCAGCGGCTCTACCTGACCAGGGCGATCGTGCGGTCATCCTGGGGGCAACCGATGCTCAACCCGGAATCGCGCTTCCTGCAAGAGATTCCGCAGGAACTTATCGACTGGCGGCGCACCGCGCCCGCGCCGTCGTTCAGTGCGCCGGTCAGCGGCGCCGGGCGGTTCGGCACGCCGCGCGTCGCGCCGACCCGCTCCGGGGTGGGCAAACGGCCGCTGGTGGTTTTGCAACCCGGCGATCGGGTGACGCACGACAAGTACGGGCTGGGCCGGGTCGAGGAAGTCTCCGGTGTCGGCGAATCGGCGATGTCGTTGATCGACTTCGGCAGTTCGGGGCGGGTCAAGCTGATGCACAACCACGCTCCGCTGAGCAAGCTCTAG
- a CDS encoding chorismate mutase translates to MRPEPPHDENAESAEMNIEMIDTEQPANIDNLRKEIDRLDAEILAAVKRRAEVSQAIGKARMATGGTRLVHSREMQVIERYSELGPEGKDLAMLLLRLGRGRLGH, encoded by the coding sequence ATGAGACCAGAACCCCCACATGATGAGAACGCGGAGTCAGCGGAAATGAACATCGAAATGATCGATACCGAACAACCAGCGAACATCGACAACCTGCGCAAAGAAATCGATCGGCTGGACGCCGAGATCCTTGCCGCGGTGAAACGGCGTGCGGAAGTGTCCCAGGCGATCGGCAAAGCCCGAATGGCCACCGGCGGCACCCGGTTGGTGCACAGCCGGGAGATGCAGGTCATCGAGCGCTACAGCGAGCTCGGCCCCGAGGGCAAGGACCTGGCCATGCTGTTGTTGCGATTGGGCAGGGGCCGGCTCGGCCATTAA
- the pgi gene encoding glucose-6-phosphate isomerase, which produces MTAVHTIPDITATPAWDALRKHHEQIGAVHLRQFFDDDPDRGRELTLEVGDLYIDYSKHRVTRETLRLLIELARAAHLEERRDQMFSGAHINTSEDRAVLHTALRLPRDAELTVDGQNVVADVHQVLDAMGDFTDRLRNGEWTGATGERIKTVVNIGIGGSDLGPAMVYQALRHYADAGISARFVSNVDPADLVAKLAGLDPASTLFIVASKTFSTLETLTNATAARRWLTEALGDAAVSKHFVAVSTNKRLVDEFGINTDNMFGFWDWVGGRYSVDSAIGLSVMAVIGREAFADFLSGFHLVDEHFKTAPLEANAPALLGLIGLWYSNFLNAQSRVVLPYSNDLARFAAYLQQLTMESNGKSTHADGTPVTTDTGEIYWGEPGTNGQHAFYQLIHQGTRLIPADFIGFSQPTDDLPTADGTGSMHDLLMSNFFAQTQVLAFGKTAEEIAAEGTPADVVPHKVMPGNRPSTSILANRLTPSVVGQLIALYEHQVFTEGVIWGIDSFDQWGVELGKTQAKALLPVITGDESPPAQSDSSTDALVRRYRTGRGRVS; this is translated from the coding sequence ATGACCGCAGTGCACACCATCCCCGACATCACCGCGACCCCGGCGTGGGACGCCCTGCGCAAGCATCACGAGCAGATCGGTGCCGTCCACCTTCGCCAGTTCTTCGACGACGACCCGGATCGCGGGCGCGAACTGACCCTCGAGGTCGGCGATCTCTACATCGACTACAGCAAGCACCGCGTCACGCGCGAGACGCTGCGCCTGCTGATCGAGCTGGCGCGGGCGGCCCACCTCGAAGAGCGCCGCGACCAGATGTTCTCCGGCGCGCACATCAACACCTCCGAGGACCGCGCCGTGCTGCACACCGCGCTGCGCCTGCCCCGCGACGCCGAGTTGACCGTCGACGGCCAAAACGTCGTGGCCGATGTGCACCAGGTGCTGGACGCGATGGGCGACTTCACCGACCGGCTCCGCAACGGCGAATGGACCGGTGCCACCGGCGAACGCATCAAGACCGTCGTCAACATCGGCATCGGCGGTTCGGACCTGGGACCGGCGATGGTCTACCAGGCGCTGCGCCACTACGCCGATGCGGGCATCTCGGCGCGCTTCGTCTCCAACGTCGACCCCGCCGACCTGGTCGCCAAGCTGGCCGGCTTAGACCCTGCTTCAACACTTTTCATCGTCGCCTCGAAGACGTTCTCCACCCTGGAGACGCTGACGAACGCGACCGCGGCCCGCCGCTGGCTGACCGAGGCGCTCGGCGACGCCGCAGTGTCCAAGCACTTCGTCGCGGTCTCGACCAACAAGCGCCTGGTCGACGAGTTCGGCATCAACACCGACAACATGTTCGGCTTCTGGGACTGGGTCGGCGGCCGCTACTCGGTCGACTCGGCGATCGGCCTGTCGGTGATGGCGGTCATCGGCCGGGAGGCCTTCGCAGACTTCCTGTCCGGGTTCCACCTCGTCGACGAACACTTCAAGACCGCCCCGCTGGAGGCCAATGCGCCGGCCCTGCTCGGCTTGATCGGGCTGTGGTACTCCAACTTCCTGAACGCCCAATCCCGGGTCGTACTCCCGTATTCCAACGACCTGGCCCGCTTCGCGGCGTACCTGCAGCAGCTGACCATGGAATCCAACGGCAAGTCGACGCACGCCGACGGCACACCCGTCACCACCGACACCGGTGAAATCTATTGGGGCGAACCGGGAACCAACGGTCAACACGCCTTCTACCAGTTGATCCATCAGGGCACTCGGCTGATACCGGCCGACTTCATCGGCTTCAGCCAGCCCACCGACGACCTGCCGACCGCCGACGGCACCGGCAGCATGCACGACTTGCTGATGAGCAACTTCTTCGCCCAGACCCAGGTGCTGGCCTTCGGGAAGACGGCGGAAGAAATCGCCGCCGAGGGCACCCCGGCGGACGTGGTGCCGCACAAGGTGATGCCCGGCAACCGCCCCTCGACGTCGATCCTGGCCAACCGGCTCACCCCGTCGGTGGTCGGCCAGCTGATCGCGCTCTACGAACATCAGGTCTTCACCGAGGGCGTCATCTGGGGCATCGACTCGTTCGACCAGTGGGGCGTGGAGCTGGGCAAGACGCAGGCCAAGGCGCTGCTCCCGGTGATCACCGGCGACGAGTCCCCGCCGGCGCAGTCCGACAGCTCGACCGATGCGCTGGTGCGTCGCTATCGCACCGGGCGCGGACGGGTGAGTTGA
- a CDS encoding TetR/AcrR family transcriptional regulator, translated as MTAEGRREQILDVTHAIVDAEGFHAATPNRIARQAGINRSLIYQLFGDPAGLFVALIDREAARAGAQFADAISGLDARSNEAADQTLAVAFDGVLAAVDAHPATWRLFLFPPQGAPPELYARLAQSQAVVLAFFVRELLRHDPELHEPEYTARVLHAAGRELLQLHLSNPQTATQERLRAFVRGLGSGLALRS; from the coding sequence ATGACCGCCGAGGGGCGGCGTGAGCAGATCCTGGACGTCACGCACGCGATCGTCGACGCCGAGGGTTTCCACGCGGCCACCCCGAACCGCATCGCGCGGCAGGCGGGCATCAACCGCTCCCTGATCTATCAGCTGTTCGGCGACCCGGCGGGCCTGTTCGTCGCGCTGATCGACCGGGAGGCGGCGCGGGCCGGCGCGCAGTTCGCCGACGCGATCTCCGGCTTGGATGCCCGATCCAACGAAGCCGCCGACCAGACCCTCGCGGTCGCGTTCGACGGCGTGTTGGCCGCCGTCGACGCCCATCCGGCGACCTGGCGGCTGTTCCTGTTCCCGCCCCAGGGCGCCCCGCCGGAGTTGTATGCCCGGCTCGCCCAATCCCAGGCTGTCGTGCTGGCCTTCTTCGTCCGTGAACTGCTGCGTCACGATCCCGAGCTGCACGAGCCGGAATACACGGCCCGGGTCCTGCACGCCGCCGGCCGCGAGCTACTGCAGCTGCATCTCAGCAATCCGCAGACCGCGACGCAGGAACGCCTGCGCGCCTTCGTCCGCGGGCTCGGGTCCGGATTGGCGCTGCGCAGCTAA
- a CDS encoding oxygenase MpaB family protein, translating into MVAYYPELAQRVRSQRDLQPDLYGDFDFDQRPDRLATEPNVETALPPWAGDRAPILADDRVMELISTATLLGDVVADPYAALMNTHSLTQLIDMLKTACRKGIDAVPDAPPELASFIAAMEDTPEWIDFDLVREGARQERIPAALLAPFITRGAFIATFTNSYAALPMALTGALSGKRAARRVNETASFFAVTTLPGALDRYGPGFEAAAMVRLMHSMVRYNALKKSGKWDTAIYGMPVPQVDQMPAGMIGQYLLARKARQEGRTQFTAEERAVVEFARYRCFLLGLPEELLPAEPADIIHVMHARSALLRHGFDSICQELVRGTMAAYLRPGTSLFERCADAVEKSFSKFTFVRTFCGGNGDVAEAMGVSLGPTDLVRIALTAPLILGRFDVVSRASRIPVLQDITDAYVIRLLKVRLATYGKPEFTTDARHYTPVPH; encoded by the coding sequence ATGGTCGCGTACTACCCCGAACTCGCGCAGCGCGTCCGAAGCCAGCGCGATTTGCAGCCCGACCTCTACGGGGACTTCGACTTCGACCAGCGACCGGATCGCCTGGCCACCGAGCCCAACGTCGAGACCGCCCTGCCTCCCTGGGCCGGCGACCGCGCCCCGATCCTGGCGGACGACCGGGTGATGGAATTGATCAGCACGGCCACCCTGCTCGGCGACGTTGTCGCGGATCCCTATGCGGCCCTGATGAATACGCACAGCCTCACCCAGCTGATCGACATGCTCAAGACGGCTTGTCGCAAGGGCATCGACGCGGTGCCCGACGCGCCTCCCGAACTCGCCTCCTTCATCGCCGCCATGGAGGACACCCCGGAATGGATCGACTTCGACCTGGTGCGCGAGGGCGCTCGACAGGAGCGCATTCCCGCGGCGCTGCTGGCCCCCTTCATCACCCGTGGGGCGTTCATCGCCACGTTCACCAACAGCTACGCCGCGCTGCCGATGGCCCTGACCGGCGCACTCTCGGGCAAGCGGGCCGCCCGGCGGGTCAACGAGACGGCCAGCTTCTTCGCCGTCACCACGCTGCCGGGCGCGCTGGACCGCTACGGCCCCGGGTTCGAGGCCGCCGCGATGGTCCGGCTGATGCACTCGATGGTCCGCTACAACGCCCTGAAGAAATCCGGTAAATGGGACACAGCCATCTACGGCATGCCGGTGCCGCAGGTCGACCAGATGCCTGCCGGGATGATCGGTCAGTACCTGTTGGCCCGCAAGGCTCGTCAGGAGGGCCGGACGCAGTTCACCGCCGAAGAGCGCGCAGTCGTCGAATTCGCCCGCTACCGCTGCTTTCTGCTGGGCCTGCCCGAGGAACTGTTGCCCGCCGAACCCGCCGACATCATTCACGTCATGCACGCGCGGTCGGCGTTGCTGCGCCACGGCTTCGACAGCATCTGCCAGGAGCTAGTGCGCGGCACGATGGCGGCCTATCTGCGCCCCGGCACCTCGCTGTTCGAGCGCTGCGCCGACGCGGTCGAGAAGAGCTTCAGCAAGTTCACCTTCGTGCGCACCTTCTGCGGCGGCAACGGCGACGTCGCCGAGGCCATGGGCGTCTCACTCGGGCCGACGGATCTGGTGCGCATCGCCCTGACCGCACCGCTCATCCTCGGACGGTTCGACGTCGTGAGCCGCGCCAGCCGCATCCCCGTGCTGCAAGACATTACCGACGCCTACGTCATCAGGCTGCTCAAGGTCCGCCTGGCAACTTATGGCAAACCCGAATTCACCACGGATGCAAGGCATTACACGCCAGTCCCGCACTGA
- a CDS encoding SDR family oxidoreductase translates to MTRQQILITGASSGLGAGMAREFAAKGRDLALCARRTDRLDELKAELAQRYPDVKVAVAALDVNDHEQVQKVFAELGDALGGIDRVIVNAGIGKGAKLGSGKLWANKATIETNLVSALVQIETALEMFHKSGAGHLVLISSVLGNTGVPGVKAAYCASKAGLTSLGESLRAEYVKGPIKITVIEPGYIESEMTAKSASTMLMVDNETGVKALVGAIEREPGRAVVPRWPWAPLVQLMRVLPPSLTKPFA, encoded by the coding sequence ATGACTCGCCAGCAGATCCTCATCACCGGCGCAAGCTCAGGCCTGGGGGCCGGGATGGCGCGGGAGTTCGCCGCCAAGGGACGCGACCTGGCGCTGTGTGCCCGGCGGACCGACCGGCTCGACGAGTTGAAAGCCGAACTGGCGCAACGGTATCCGGATGTAAAGGTCGCGGTCGCCGCGCTGGACGTGAACGACCACGAGCAGGTGCAAAAGGTGTTCGCCGAGCTTGGCGACGCACTCGGCGGCATCGACCGCGTCATCGTCAACGCCGGCATCGGCAAGGGCGCCAAGCTGGGCTCCGGCAAGCTGTGGGCCAACAAGGCGACCATCGAGACCAACCTGGTGTCTGCGCTGGTGCAGATCGAGACCGCGTTGGAGATGTTCCACAAGAGCGGAGCCGGGCACCTGGTGCTGATCTCGTCGGTGCTCGGCAACACCGGGGTCCCCGGCGTCAAGGCCGCCTACTGCGCGAGCAAGGCGGGGTTGACGTCGCTCGGCGAGTCGTTGCGCGCCGAGTACGTCAAGGGCCCGATCAAGATCACGGTGATCGAGCCGGGCTACATCGAGTCTGAGATGACTGCGAAGTCGGCGAGCACAATGCTGATGGTGGACAACGAAACTGGCGTCAAGGCGCTGGTCGGTGCCATCGAGCGTGAGCCTGGCCGGGCCGTGGTGCCGCGGTGGCCGTGGGCTCCGCTGGTGCAGCTGATGCGGGTGCTGCCGCCGTCGCTGACCAAACCCTTCGCCTGA
- a CDS encoding zinc finger domain-containing protein — MPGIAALGPDALDVTVDDLAAVLAGNSGRIKNVITDQKVIAGIGNAYSDEILHVARLSPFATAGKLTSDQLTTLHEAMMSVLTDAVNRSVGQGAATLKGEKRSGLRVHARTGLPCPVCGDTVREVSFADKSFQYCPTCQTGGKTLADRRMSRLLK, encoded by the coding sequence GTGCCGGGCATCGCCGCGCTCGGCCCGGATGCGCTCGATGTGACCGTCGACGACCTCGCCGCGGTGCTGGCGGGCAACAGCGGCCGGATCAAGAACGTCATCACCGACCAGAAGGTGATCGCGGGCATCGGCAACGCCTACAGCGACGAGATCCTGCACGTCGCCCGGCTTTCGCCGTTCGCGACGGCCGGGAAGCTGACCAGCGACCAGCTCACCACGCTGCACGAGGCGATGATGTCCGTGCTGACCGATGCGGTGAACCGGTCGGTCGGCCAGGGCGCCGCGACGCTGAAAGGCGAGAAGCGCTCCGGGCTGCGGGTGCACGCCCGCACGGGGTTGCCGTGCCCGGTGTGCGGGGACACCGTCCGGGAAGTCTCGTTCGCGGACAAGTCATTTCAGTACTGCCCGACCTGTCAGACGGGCGGCAAGACACTCGCCGACCGGCGCATGTCCCGGCTGCTCAAATAG
- the cobF gene encoding precorrin-6A synthase (deacetylating), which translates to MSRHIHVIGIGAGDPDYVTVQAIEALNATQVFFAMDKGEQKSDLVELRRQICARFIREPGYRFVELPDPKRSPAGDYRDAVADWHAARTRIWATAIAADLGPDGVGAFLAWGDPSLYDSTLRILDAVAAEVDFTFDVIPGITAIQALTARHRIPLNDVGEPVLITTGRQLRSHGLSGSAVVMLDADCSFAACPPDTRIWWGAYLGTADELLVAGTVGGVGERIAALRSQARARHGWIMDTYLLRAV; encoded by the coding sequence GTGAGTCGGCACATTCACGTCATCGGGATCGGCGCGGGCGACCCCGATTACGTGACGGTCCAGGCCATCGAGGCACTCAACGCCACCCAGGTGTTCTTCGCGATGGACAAAGGAGAACAGAAGAGCGACCTGGTGGAATTGCGGCGGCAAATCTGCGCGCGGTTCATCCGCGAGCCCGGCTACCGGTTCGTCGAACTTCCCGACCCGAAACGGTCGCCCGCTGGTGACTACCGCGATGCGGTCGCCGACTGGCATGCCGCGCGCACCCGGATCTGGGCCACCGCGATCGCTGCCGATCTGGGTCCCGACGGCGTGGGGGCCTTTCTGGCCTGGGGCGATCCGTCGCTGTACGACAGCACGCTGCGGATCCTCGACGCGGTTGCGGCCGAGGTCGACTTCACCTTCGACGTCATCCCGGGCATCACCGCGATCCAGGCGTTGACGGCGCGACACCGCATCCCGCTCAACGACGTCGGCGAACCCGTGCTGATCACCACCGGCCGGCAGCTGCGCTCCCACGGCTTGTCCGGTTCGGCGGTGGTGATGCTCGACGCCGACTGCTCGTTCGCGGCCTGCCCCCCGGACACCCGGATCTGGTGGGGCGCCTACCTGGGGACTGCGGACGAGTTGCTGGTGGCCGGCACCGTCGGCGGGGTGGGTGAGCGCATCGCCGCGCTGCGGTCGCAGGCCCGCGCCCGGCACGGCTGGATCATGGATACCTATTTATTGCGGGCTGTCTGA
- a CDS encoding AurF N-oxygenase family protein, whose translation MTTAVKPGGPSREEFSDRLLKGSVKKSYEPIVDIDWDAPLDPDKFYLPPRLVSLYGTAMWDEMTREQQIELSRQELVNTLSAGIWFENMLNQSLLRTILHEDPTSSSTHYKLTELGDETRHMVMFGKAIERIGAKPVQPRRLHRYIINALPLAFQRGSMLWVAALIGEEIFDSLQRQMMDDAELQPIIQRLMRIHVTEEARHIQFARDGARKRVAEMPRVNRWFMANINGLGGYFFRYLFSNPIPYARTGLDPKRARATARNSPHRYEMQKAGFAPLAAFLSEVGLLGPIARRGWKRSKFL comes from the coding sequence ATGACTACTGCGGTGAAGCCGGGCGGGCCGAGCCGGGAGGAATTCTCCGACCGGCTGCTCAAGGGCTCGGTGAAGAAGTCCTACGAGCCCATCGTGGACATCGACTGGGACGCCCCACTGGACCCGGATAAGTTCTATCTGCCGCCGCGGCTGGTCTCGCTGTACGGCACCGCGATGTGGGACGAGATGACCCGCGAGCAACAAATCGAGCTCTCGCGACAGGAACTGGTCAACACCTTGTCGGCCGGCATCTGGTTCGAGAACATGCTCAACCAGTCGCTGCTGCGGACCATCCTGCACGAGGATCCCACCAGCTCGTCGACGCATTACAAGCTGACGGAGCTGGGCGACGAAACCCGGCACATGGTGATGTTCGGCAAGGCCATCGAGCGCATCGGCGCCAAGCCCGTCCAGCCACGCCGGCTGCACCGCTACATCATCAATGCGCTTCCCCTGGCGTTCCAGCGCGGCTCGATGCTGTGGGTGGCGGCCCTGATCGGCGAGGAGATCTTCGACTCGCTGCAGCGGCAGATGATGGACGATGCGGAGTTGCAGCCAATCATCCAGCGGCTCATGCGGATTCACGTCACCGAAGAGGCACGCCACATCCAGTTCGCGCGCGACGGGGCGCGCAAACGGGTCGCCGAAATGCCCCGCGTCAACCGTTGGTTCATGGCCAACATCAACGGGCTGGGCGGCTACTTCTTCCGCTATCTGTTCAGCAATCCGATTCCGTACGCGCGAACGGGTCTGGATCCGAAGCGGGCGCGGGCGACTGCACGCAACAGCCCCCATCGCTACGAGATGCAAAAGGCCGGATTCGCCCCGCTCGCAGCGTTTTTGAGCGAGGTGGGTTTGCTCGGCCCGATCGCCCGCCGCGGTTGGAAGCGCTCCAAGTTTCTGTGA